Below is a window of Humulus lupulus chromosome 2, drHumLupu1.1, whole genome shotgun sequence DNA.
TTGTCATTATGGTATCCAGGAGTAACTGCACCAACCTTGATTGCATTTGAGGGTCATGTACATCCGATTGAGCCCTCATTCCACTTGGATGGATTAGGTTTTCGCAATCCAGACGTTAGTGATCGGCAACTTCTGGAAGCTGCCGCGGTTATACATTTTAGTGGACCTGCAAAGCCGTGGCTTGAGATTGGGAACCCAGAGGTTCGAGGCTTGTGGAATAAACATGTAAATTCGTCAAACAACTTTATGAGAAAATGTAGAATCATGGGGTGAAAGAGAAAGAAGTTGTCTCTCTCATTCTGTCACATATTCATTTTGGAACAAAAACCATGGGCACAGTTTGGGACTAGAGGGAAGAAGGTTTTGCCTTCAGTCTCTGCTCACACTAAAGCTCTGGACCGACCGATATAAGATGCTTTGTCCATAATAGAAAATAGACCATGAAGGTACGTACCTCGGAAATACACTATAGTCAAAATTCGTATTCAACCTTCAAGAGAGATTATATGGTTGTAACTCTGACATTAATATTGTAAATTTTAGTTGCATAATTAGATGTAACTCTTGAAAACGGTTTAAAAGTGTTATCATTCTCTCGATAAGCATTCCAAACTATGTATACCAAGTAATACATGCGAGAAGTGTTTATTTTTTCCCTTATTCTATGGATTAGAGAATATATAGTAACTCATTACTTCCACCTTGATTTATTAAAAGGTTTGgaataatattatttttcctttgtAGTTGTTGTAATGGATTCATGGCTTTAGGAATTTGTCTTCTTTTTTAAGATTACATGCGATATCATATACGAAAATACACATCAATTTTGAAAAGGCATATTTATGTTCGAACATAGATACATCGGCATCATGTATATATAATCATCAAAGATGAAATTAAAGGAAAATGCAATGGGTGCACAACAAAGGTTGGGTGCTTATAATAATAAGCTAGCTAGCAAAGTCCAAACTGAGCTTAATAAAGTCTAgctatatatataaagaaattgTAGTGGAGTGGAGTACAggtcctctctctctctctctctctctctctatatatatatatatagtacgtGGGTACGCTTAAGTTTCTGGTTTTGCAAAGTCACATATACAACAATAACATATGTATATCGATCAgaaaaacaaatatatttaagAGAAGAAAATTCCAAATCTCCTTCTGGATTGTTTGCTCTGCACTTCAACTGCACCCAAAATTAAAATTccaaaaaagagagaaaatttaTCAAAGAATATCACATAATAAATTAGTTGGCAATCTATTAGTTTCAAATAATAAATTAACATGTATACATATACTTGTGGGAATAAGAAATCTTACACAAGTTGGAAACCTGTCTGGTCTGGACGAGAATAGTGGTGATTGGAATCCATGAGGGTTACAGGGAGAAAGTTCCGATGATCATAGGGTTGCGAAGCCGGAACATTGGAGTCGTTGCTGGCGGGTCTGGTTGCCGTCGGCATCAAATTCATTTGCTGCTGTTGCTGCTCCTCTTGCTCTTGCTgatcctgctgctgctgctgtatCCTCTCATTTTCAGCAATCTGTATtccatccaatccaatccaatccaatccaaacGTTAACCTTCTTTTTACTCTCCCTCCAAATTTTCTTCTTATATAAttgcataaaaagaaaaagagattATAAAGTGTTATAACCTTTGCTCTCAGATAGTTGTTATGGTTTTGCAACTCCATCtcctgcatatatatatatatatatgtatataaatacgagtaatatatattaataatccCAGTCCAAAACCAAAGCCAAAATTGTGTTTATATTAATTAAGCTACAGAATACATACGTACCCTCTTTTGCATGAACTCGATTTCCGCAAATAGCATTTCATTCTAGCAGAATTCAACCGCACCATAAACATTAATTggtatatatatcatataattaagctagttaattttcattaatacaGTAATTAAATAAGTTTGatattgcatatatatatatatatacacgtacCTTCTTGGATCTAATTCTGCTGATTCCTCTCTCCAATCTTCCCTCGAGGCTCTTGAGGTCCTTGAAGGTCATAGTACTTATAGCTTCACCCAGTATGTGCCTGTTTAAATGATCTGTTAAGCCCCAATATATAGGCAAATTAAACTAGCTATAGTTAATAACTAACTAATAGTACTGTAATTACCTGTTTGAATTCTGAAGTTCCCGGATTTGCCTTCTCAGTTTGGAGGATTCTTGCTGGTAGAACTGACCACGTatataacattaaaattaatgatAAGATCAActctatattaattatatttagtaataaaaaaattactcttttttctttttctattttgtttttgtttttttgcaaTTTGTTTAGTTTATTAATTAGCCTCACATTAATCCAAACAAGTGGTGGAAGGAATCTTCAACTATATAGaataaacaacattaattattaaGTTCCATGGAGAGTTAGCTTCTTTTGCTTCAAGGAAAGAAATTGTCAATTCTCATCACGAATAcaagatttttatttatttatttatttattttagatttGCACCCCTAATTTTTCAAGAACCGATGGggaagataacaaaataaaataaattattaatcaatttacttaattataGTTGATTTAGCTAgagatatatattttaatttttttttgtatgttatACGAATCTAGTAACGATTGGAGCtttttgattttatatatcgaggagaaaaaaaaaactagtagTAGAATAGTATAGTATTTAAAATACTTGAAAAAGGGGGACAAGCTAGAAAAACAAAAGATAATCAAATCACACTTTTCAGCGAAGAAGATTTGAAATTCCTCTTTCCTCTTTCTATTTCTTTGTCTACTATATTCCTTCAACTTCCTTTTCTCCTAAAATTTTGGATATTTCAAAAGCAAATATTAGTTATTTCAGTATATTTTTTTCCagacataaaaaaaaactaaaagtatGCATATAATTGTAAACATTTATCTATACATACACAAATTAATTTATAAAGAGACTTAaaaatccaaacaaaaaaaaactaatagATAATGTGTACAAAGTGTTTAGAATTGAAAAACGAAGAAAATTAGTAAGAATGACATCTTTTTTTTAAGTCATTTTGCACTTTGGCATACTtctgataattttttgcaaaataatctTGTTAAATCAATTGTTTACATTTTTCGATTAGCTGTCTAAAATTTTTGACTGGCGGTCTGAATTTTTCAACCAGCTGTCTAAATTTTTGGACTTGCTGTCTAAATTGTCAGATGTCATTTTACAAAGAATTATCAAAACTAGATTaaagtgcaaaatgactttacaaaataagttattttgccaagagacccaaaaataaatattgtgaCAACAATATTTGATGTGTTTCTAAAACACACATTTATGTTCACAAGATACGCTTACTTGTCCATATACCTACAAAAATAAAGGAGTATTTGTCTAGAAAAAAAATCTGCTGTCCCCAATTCTATGTCTCCTCCATGTCCCACCAATTATTTTAAGACACCACATTTATGTATAGTTGGGAAAAGAGAAAgttgtaaataatttaaatatatattaaataaataaatgaggtgTCTTTAAATAATTGGTGGGACATGGAGGAGACAGGAAATTTGGAGACAGgtgattttttttcatttgtctAAATATGAAGATTAATTATGTATTCTAGCTAATTAAgttcaaataataatttcttcAATGTTGTTGAGAATAGAAGATATTTACAATTTACAATGCAAAATCAAATTATTAGGTTTCAATTTCCAGTGTAGCTAGCTAGTAGTTGAAtggtttataataataataattattcaaTCAACTTATTTGCAACCGAATATAAATCAGGTGTCAATGAAGCAAACTTTTCAGAGAAAAGATTTTCCTCTTCTTTTATCTTTTTTCTTTGTTGATTCCTTCATCTTCCCTTATTCACTAAAATTTTGGACCTATCAACATTTTTTAATACCTTTAATATTCTCTCAAACAAttctaaaaactaaaaaaatatgaaaatacgAATTTATTTACAAagacatttataaaaaaaaaaaaaacagataaaGATTACCAAGGttgtttgttattttttaaaattgaaaatcgAAATATTATTTTTACCATCATTTTCTACGGTTTAAAACAACAACTTTGAAGTGAAATTCCAAACAAAGCAgcgtatttttttttttaaagtatagttttaacatatatattttccaaaaaaaacacacacacatttaTGTTCACAATTACAAGCAATCTATTGTTATATGTTactaaaatattttctatttaattattttacgTTAAAAAACAATTGTAAAATATGTTGTGGAGAAGACCATAATGTAGATGTATTGATATAATCAACTTGCAGGTTTCAATTTCCAGTCTGATATAGTTATGCtttaattatatttatgattattaattttcCATAAACTTATTTACAAATATAATTCAGGTGAGCAATGAAGCACCATCAAGTAAATTCTGTGTACAATAATTCTTTGAAGCATGTAAACCTAATTAGCTAATTGGTTTTGTTAATAACTTCTTCTAAAAgaaatagaatatatatatatatgtgtgtgtgtggtaCACATAACTTTTGATTGTAATAACTTAATTATTGACAATTATGCATGGGACAATTTTATTAGAATCATTAATATTAGCAGCAGGAAACCAATTTTGATTTGCTTCAGACAAATTTCAATCGTAGTTAAAATAAGAGAATTGTTAAAGAGTATTATTGGTGCTCAACACTGTAAAGATGTGACATTTCATTATTGGTACAATCCAATATATGGTtccacatatttgaatttaataaatattatgataTATTGTTAATCAACTATAAAGTGACACTGATTATAGTGTTAGACACCTTAAAGTATCGAATAACAATACTCTTAAAATACTACAGAAAATTATGTAAACTTTTTGCCATAGTTAACTTTTAGGAAAGCTTTAGTACGTATAGTAGAATATTTTTGGAATGTTTTTACTACGTACTCACAATCTTTGATATCCACCTCTTTCAAAGTACTCTTAGCAAAATGTTATAATAGACTGCAAAagtttaataaataaaaagatttattctacttttttttttttttcaatttatttaccaaTGTTCTTTAAAGTTAGCAGAAAGTGAGTCACTGGTTCTAATATCTGAAACCCCACTAAAAGTccctttttaatttattaaatatatagtttaaTACTTAGCATTTTTTTTATTCGTACCCCTGTTTACAGATAAGACATACTCTTTTTTGTTGTTCATTCATTAATTATGTAGTATAATTATCAAGAACATACAGGCTATaatctttaaatatatatatatatatatatgtgtgtatatatgtaaatatatattgatTACCTGAACATTAGCTTCAGCAACAGATCCAGTGTTTGTAGAATCACTACATGCTTTCTTGTACTTATCAATTGTCGCTCTAACGCTGCATTATATTGAAAAAAAACTTCAtttgttattattatatatattgttttaatATAAATAGCAGGGAATAATTAAAATAGTTGATAAATCCTTATAATGGTCATACAAAGCCACATGTGTATACATCCTTgagttaattatataattaaaaaaatttatgttatcgCACTTTATATATACCAGAGAGGCCTATTATTATGTACTTGTCGTGTAGCTAATCTAGAGAATATATCATCAATTATAATAAGCTGCAAAATATACTTATATACAAGTATATATCATAATCCAACCAAAAGAAAATTTAGCTTgctaggtatatatatatatatatatatatatatataaatcgcTCGCATATAAGAAAGTTTAGCTTGCTAGCTACAATCAATACTACTGGATAAACACAATAAATATTTTTCACTATCTTAAATGAAGAAGGGGTTAGCATATACTAATAATCTATTTTAAATATACTTAATCTCTCTTTGCagcaataatatataattactTAAACTAACATCTAAtatcaacaacaacaaaaagtacGTTTCTTAATTATCTGTAAAATATTTAATCACAAATTGTATaataaatttatgttttatgacAATAATTTGtagataataataaaattaatttgttgTAGCTAACAGTAtatttaattacaacaaaatgtaaaaaaattaattaccaGCCTTTTAGATTTATATTAAGTTTATTATTTCGataacaatttttattttaatttagttaCCAACATTCGACTAAAACTGCATATTTTTTTAGTCTTATACATAATCTTGATTGAATTGAAATTGGAGGTTGCATCAATGTTGTTTAATCTCAAATTGAAACTTTAATAGGGAAAATTTTAATGAGAGAAAAGATtagaaaaataacaaattaaggaaaataatgtCGTAAACCTTAATATAGTatatttttattatctttttttaatatatgtataaatgttctaaattttacaaaattaaataaattaaaaaaaactataatttACTGAACATTGTTTATCTTTTCATATCAGTcttatattttattacaaaataatttatatatacatGGTTTTGCATTGTTATGGATAACTAAACTATACCATCTATATTAGCCAATAAtaatttctttctattttttttctttgaaaggATAATTTCTTCTATCAAGATACAATTGATTACAATTTACAAAACGTTAATAAgggttaaaatatatttattagtaCAATAATGCTTGATATATATATCGGAGAGAAATGACGACGATGACTTGATATATATCGGAGAGAAATGACGACGATGACTTGATATAAGGGATTAGTGTGAGAAGACCCTATATGTCTTTTCTTTTCATAAACCAAAATCATACtaactcatctctctctctctctctctatatatatatatatttatatcaactCATCATGGATATTACTACCTTAATCTCCCCGAGCCAGTGATTGGTCGTCTCTGCTAACTTCGCAGAAGATCCCAAACTATAATTGGTTCGAGTATCTTAACCACTACAGGTATGCCACGTGGCAACAA
It encodes the following:
- the LOC133817313 gene encoding agamous-like MADS-box protein MADS1, whose protein sequence is MEFPNQEAESSSHRKMGRGKIEIKRIENTTNRQVTFCKRRNGLLKKAYELSVLCDAEVALIVFSSRGRLYEYANNSVRATIDKYKKACSDSTNTGSVAEANVQFYQQESSKLRRQIRELQNSNRHILGEAISTMTFKDLKSLEGRLERGISRIRSKKNEMLFAEIEFMQKREMELQNHNNYLRAKIAENERIQQQQQDQQEQEEQQQQQMNLMPTATRPASNDSNVPASQPYDHRNFLPVTLMDSNHHYSRPDQTGFQLV